A section of the Papio anubis isolate 15944 chromosome 4, Panubis1.0, whole genome shotgun sequence genome encodes:
- the FZD1 gene encoding frizzled-1 (The RefSeq protein has 1 substitution compared to this genomic sequence), with amino-acid sequence MAEEEVPKKSWAAGGGVSWELCAGALSARLAEEGSGDAGGRRRPPVDPRRLARQLLLLLWLLEAPLLLGVRAQAAGQGPGQGPGPGQQPPPPPPPQQQQSGQQYNGERGISIPDHGYCQPISIPLCTDIAYNQTIMPNLLGHTNQEDAGLEVHQFYPLVKVQCSAELKFFLCSMYAPVCTVLEQALPPCRSLCERARQGCEALMNKFGFQWPDTLKCEKFPVHGAGELCVGQNTSDKGTPTPSLLPEFWTSNPQHGGGGHRGGFPGGASASERGKFSCPRALKVPSYLNYHFLGEKDCGAPCEPTKVYGLMYFGPEELRFSRTWIGIWSVLCCASTLFTVLTYLVDMRRFSYPERPIIFLSGCYTAVAVAYIAGFLLEDRVVCNDKFTEDGARTVAQGTKKEGCTILFMMLYFFSMASSIWWVILSLTWFLAAGMKWGHEAIEANSQYFHLAAWAVPAIKTITILALGQVDGDVLSGVCFVGLNNVDALRGFVLAPLFVYLFIGTSFLLAGFVSLFRIRTIMKHDGTKTEKLEKLMVRIGVFSVLYTVPATIVIACYFYEQAFRDQWERSWVAQSCKSYAIPCPHLQAGGGAPPHPPMSPDFTVFMIKYLMTLIVGITSGFWIWSGKTLNSWRKFYTRLTNSKQGETTV; translated from the coding sequence ATGGCTGAGGAGGAGGTGCCTAAGAAGTCCCGGGCCGCCGGCGGCGGCGTGAGCTGGGAACTTTGTGCCGGGGCGCTCTCGGCCCGGCTGGCGGAGGAGGGGAGCGGGGACGCCGGTGGCCGCCGCCGCCCCCCAGTTGACCCCCGGCGATTGGCGcgccagctgctgctgctgctttggcTGCTGGAGGCTCCGCTGTTGCTGGGGGTCCGGGCGCAGGCGGCGGGCCAGGGGCCAGGCCAGGGGCCCGGGCCGGGGCAGcaaccgccgccgccgccgccgcctcagcAGCAACAGAGCGGGCAGCAGTACAACGGTGAGCGGGGCATCTCCATCCCGGACCACGGCTATTGCCAGCCCATCTCCATCCCGCTGTGCACAGACATCGCGTACAACCAGACCATCATGCCCAACCTGCTGGGCCACACGAACCAGGAGGACGCGGGCCTCGAGGTGCACCAGTTCTACCCGCTAGTGAAAGTGCAGTGTTCCGCTGAGCTCAAGTTCTTCCTGTGCTCCATGTACGCGCCCGTGTGCACCGTGCTAGAGCAAGCGCTGCCGCCCTGCCGCTCCCTGTGCGAGCGCGCGCGCCAGGGCTGCGAGGCGCTCATGAACAAGTTCGGCTTCCAGTGGCCAGACACGCTCAAGTGCGAGAAGTTCCCGGTGCACGGCGCCGGCGAGCTGTGCGTGGGCCAGAACACGTCCGACAAGGGCACCCCGACGCCCTCGCTGCTTCCAGAGTTTTGGACAAGCAACCCTCAGCACGGCGGCGGAGGGCACCGTGGCGGCTTCCCGGGGGGCGCCAGCGCGTCGGAGCGAGGCAAGTTCTCCTGCCCGCGCGCCCTCAAGGTGCCCTCCTACCTCAACTACCACTTCCTGGGGGAGAAGGACTGTGGCGCACCCTGTGAGCCGACCAAGGTGTACGGGCTAATGTACTTCGGACCGGAGGAGCTGCGCTTCTCGCGCACCTGGATTGGCATCTGGTCAGTGCTGTGCTGCGCCTCCACGCTCTTCACGGTGCTTACGTACCTGGTGGACATGCGGCGCTTCAGCTACCCGGAGCGGCCCATCATCTTCTTGTCCGGCTGTTACACGGCCGTAGCCGTGGCCTACATCGCCGGCTTCCTCCTGGAGGACCGAGTGGTGTGTAACGACAAGTTCACCGAGGACGGGGCACGTACTGTGGCGCAGGGCACCAAGAAGGAGGGCTGCACCATCCTCTTCATGATGCTGTACTTCTTCAGCATGGCCAGCTCCATCTGGTGGGTGATCCTGTCGCTCACCTGGTTCCTGGCGGCTGGCATGAAGTGGGGCCACGAGGCCATCGAAGCCAACTCACAATATTTTCACCTGGCCGCCTGGGCTGTGCCGGCCATCAAGACCATCACCATCCTGGCGCTGGGCCAGGTGGACGGTGATGTGCTGAGCGGAGTGTGCTTCGTGGGGCTCAACAACGTGGACGCGCTGCGTGGCTTCGTGCTGGCACCCCTCTTCGTGTACCTGTTTATCGGCACGTCCTTTCTGCTGGCCGGCTTTGTGTCGCTCTTCCGCATTCGCACCATCATGAAGCACGATGGCACCAAGACCGAGAAGCTGGAGAAGCTCATGGTGCGCATTGGCGTCTTCAGCGTGCTGTACACTGTGCCAGCCACCATCGTCATCGCCTGCTACTTCTACGAGCAGGCCTTCCGGGACCAGTGGGAACGCAGCTGGGTGGCCCAGAGCTGCAAGAGCTACGCTATCCCCTGCCCTCACCTCCAGGCGGGCGGAGGCGCCCCGCCGCACCCGCCCATGAGCCCGGACTTCACGGTCTTCATGATCAAGTACCTTATGACGCTGATCGTGGGCATCACGTCGGGCTTCTGGATCTGGTCCGGCAAGACCCTCAACTCCTGGAGGAAGTTCTATACGAGGCTCACCAACAGCAAACAAGGGGAGACTACCGTCTGA